CTCTGGTTCTGGCTGGCCCTCGTCGGCGCCTCGGCCTGCGTCATCGCGGCGCTCGCCCGGCCCCAGGCGCTCGTCGCCGTGACCGAGAGCGCGGGCGTCGACTTCGTCGTCCTGCTGGACGGCTCCACGTCGATGCGGGTCACCGACGTGGCGCCCGACCGGTGGCAAAGGTCGGTCACCTGGCTCCGCACCTTTGCGGAAGTCCTGGGATGGCGCCAGGAGCGGGTGGCGCTGGCCCTCTTCGCCCACCGTGCGGCGCCCCAGGTCCGGCTCACGTCGGATCCCAACGCACTCTTCTTCTTCCTCGATCACCTCTCGGACGAGCCGCCGTTTCGGTTGCGCGACGACACCAGTTGGGATACCAACATCGAGGACGGCATCGCCTGGGCCGTCAAGATGATCGACAAGGACGAGGAGCTGTACGGCACGCGGCTCGGTGCGCGCGCCCTGGTGGTGCTTTCCGACGGGCAGTCGTGGACCGGGGAAGTGGAACGCGCCATCCGGGTGGCGCAGGAGCGGAACATCCGGATCTTCGTGATCGGCGTGGGGACCGACGCGGGCGGGTTCATTCCGCAACTGCCGGCCGGACGCTACGAGGAGCCGGAGCCGCCGATCCACTCGGTCCTGGACCGGCAGTCCCTCCGCGCGATCGCGCAGGCCGGGGGTGGCGCCTACTTCGAACTCGGTTCCGAGGCGGACCACGTCGTGGCGCTCCGGATCATCCGTGACGTCCAGCGATCGGCGAGCGGCTCGCTGGAGCGGCGCGAGGCGTTTACCGACCTCTACTGGCCGTTCCTTCTGGCCGCTGCCCTCCTCTTCGGCGCCGGCGCCCTGCTCGTCACGGACCGAATCCAGCTCTGGTGGCAGCTCGCCGCCGCCGGTCTTCTGCTGCTGGCGCTCGTGCCCTGACGGAGCGCCGGCCTGGCGCACCCCGCCGGGTTCGTCGGTTCGGCGCGCCGGCCTGGTTGCACCCGACTTGGCGTGTCGGCCTGGTGCGCCGGCCTCCAGGCCGGCACACGCGCGACCCTGCGCCTACCGCAACGCGCTCCGCGCCGCTGCCGCCACCGCGTCCACCCCACCCGACGCGTCGAGCCGGACCCACGACGCCGGTCGCGCGACCCGTTGCGCCTGCCGGGCCGCTACGTCCGCCGTCGCTTCCGACGCATCGCGGCGACGCCCGGCGAGGCGGCGCGCGAGCGTCTCGAGCGGCGCGTCGAGCCAGAGGCCGGTGAATGGCACACCCGCGTCCCGCGCGACCGCCTCGATCGCGCCGCTCGTTTTCGGATCGGGCCAGACCGCGTCGACGATCACGCCATGCCCGGCGTCGATGATCGCGCGGGCCCGGTCGAGCAGCGTGGCGTACACGCGCTGGTTGGCCTCTGTCGTATAGCCTTCCGGGCCGAGAGGACGCTCGGGCGGAACGCCGAACAGGCGCTTTCGCTCGATGTCGCTCCGAAGGACGACGGCACCCGGTGCGGGCCCGACCCCGGGAGCGAGACGCCGCGCGAGCGTTGTCTTGCCGCTGCCGGAGATGCCGCCAATCGCCAAAACCCGCGGGGCGCCCGGTTCCATCACCGAAAGCGCCAGCTCGAGGTACGACCGTGCAGCGTCCCGCAACCCCGCGGCGTTTGCGGAGTCCGTCTGGAGCGTCGCCGCCGTAGCGCAGATCTTTGCCCGCACGGCGGCGCGCACCGACAGGAAGAGCGGCAGCAGCGTGATGCCGTCGATGTCGCCGGTCCGGTCGAGGTAGCGGTTCAGCACGGCGTTCGCATGCGCGCCGAGGCCGCGGTCAAGGAGGTCCATCACCAGGAACGCGCCGTCGTACCAGGTGTCGATGCAGGAAAACGCGTCGTCGAACTCGATGCAGTCGAAGATGGTCGTCTCGCCGTCGACGAGGCAGATGTTGCGCAGATGCAGGTCCCCGTGGCAGTGGCGGACAAAGCCATCGGCGCGTCGGGCGTCGAGCCGGGCTCCCAACCGATCCAGCAGCGTGAGGCTCGACTCCGCCAGCCGCGTGCATGCCGCGCCGTCGAGAGCGCCGGCGCCGTAAGCCGCCAGGCCGTCGCGATTGCCTTCGATCACGCGGCGCATTGCCCCTGCGCCCCCGTGATCCCGCCGTGGCGTGGCCGTCTCGTGCAACCGGGCCATGGCATCGGCCAGGGGCGCCATCAAGGCCAGATCGAGCGCGCCGCGTTCGGCCAGCCGGTCGAACTGGGTCGCCGGATCGAACTGGCGCATCTCAAGCAGGTAGTCGACGGCGCGGCCCGTGCCGCTGTCGATCCGGTATGCGCCGTCGGGCGTCTGGCGCACGGCGCGCACGGCGCGGTAGATGGACGGGGCGGTCCGCCGGTTCAGGCGCAGCTCTTCCAGCAGGTAGTGCCGGCGCCGCGCCGGGGTGGAGTAGTCGAAATAGTCGTACCGGACGGCCCGCTTCAGCTTCCAGGCGCGCTGTCCGGCCAGAAAGACGACCGAGGCGTGGGTCTCGACCCGTTCGACCGCTTTGCGGGCGTCGAGCCCGTGCGCGGCA
Above is a window of Acidobacteriota bacterium DNA encoding:
- a CDS encoding VWA domain-containing protein, with the translated sequence MQELEFGQPAFLWLLIAPAVLALLWVRLFLRRRRDIRRMREGRALPVVERHAAGRGLWFWLALVGASACVIAALARPQALVAVTESAGVDFVVLLDGSTSMRVTDVAPDRWQRSVTWLRTFAEVLGWRQERVALALFAHRAAPQVRLTSDPNALFFFLDHLSDEPPFRLRDDTSWDTNIEDGIAWAVKMIDKDEELYGTRLGARALVVLSDGQSWTGEVERAIRVAQERNIRIFVIGVGTDAGGFIPQLPAGRYEEPEPPIHSVLDRQSLRAIAQAGGGAYFELGSEADHVVALRIIRDVQRSASGSLERREAFTDLYWPFLLAAALLFGAGALLVTDRIQLWWQLAAAGLLLLALVP
- a CDS encoding AAA family ATPase — protein: MAQIINTKPDNGPESQRPLIAWLSSPAAHGLDARKAVERVETHASVVFLAGQRAWKLKRAVRYDYFDYSTPARRRHYLLEELRLNRRTAPSIYRAVRAVRQTPDGAYRIDSGTGRAVDYLLEMRQFDPATQFDRLAERGALDLALMAPLADAMARLHETATPRRDHGGAGAMRRVIEGNRDGLAAYGAGALDGAACTRLAESSLTLLDRLGARLDARRADGFVRHCHGDLHLRNICLVDGETTIFDCIEFDDAFSCIDTWYDGAFLVMDLLDRGLGAHANAVLNRYLDRTGDIDGITLLPLFLSVRAAVRAKICATAATLQTDSANAAGLRDAARSYLELALSVMEPGAPRVLAIGGISGSGKTTLARRLAPGVGPAPGAVVLRSDIERKRLFGVPPERPLGPEGYTTEANQRVYATLLDRARAIIDAGHGVIVDAVWPDPKTSGAIEAVARDAGVPFTGLWLDAPLETLARRLAGRRRDASEATADVAARQAQRVARPASWVRLDASGGVDAVAAAARSALR